GCGGCGATCCGGCCGAAGTCGTGCGGCGTGTCGTCCCACTCCCGGGTCACCGAGCCGTCGTCGTCCAGCTCCTGGGCGTAGACCGAGGCGGCTCCGCTCTTGCGGTCGATCTCCACCCGGGCGTGCGACTCGGCACCGTCGGTGTGCCGGTAGGCGGTCAGCAACGCGGTCTCGATCGCCGCGAGGATCGTGTCGAACGGGATCTCCCGCTCGCGCTCCAGGGCGCGCAGCGCCGCGAGGTCGATGTTCACCTCTCCTCGTCCTCCAGATCTTCGTCGTCGTCGGTGTCGTCGTCGGTGTCGTCACCGAGATCGGCGTCGGCCAGATCGTCCAGGCGGGAGAACTCCACCTGGACCCGGCCGGGCCCGAGCTCGGGGTAGGGGTGGGTGGCGGGGCCGGCGTCGGTCTCCAGCACCACCCGCTCGTCGTCGGCGGCCGTGACCCGGCCGGTGAGCTGCCGGTCCCCGGCGTCGCCGCGCGCGGTCACCTTGACCAGCCGGCCGACGTTGCGCCGCCAGTGCCGGGGCAGGGTGAGCGGACGGTCCACGCCGGGCGAGCTGACCTCGAGTTGGTACTCACCGGCGACGATGTCCCCGCCGCTCTCCTCGGCCGCGTCAAGCGCCGCGGAGACCGCCCGGGACACGTCCGCGACGGCGTCCAGCCGGATCCCGCCGTCCGCGTCCACGATCACCCGGACCACGTGCCGGCGCCCGGCCCGGGAGACGGAGAGGTCCTCCAGGTCGTAGCCGGCGGCGCTGACCACTGGCTCGATCACCTCGCGCAGGCGGGCCCGGCGAGCGGCGAGGTCGCCGCGCGGTGCGCCGCCGCGGTCCGCGCCGCGTGCGCCCTCGGACCGGCGGGGCCGCCCGGCGGGGCCCGACGGCCGGGTGGCACGGCCACGCTGCGTCATCTCGGCGCACCTCTCTGCTGTTACCCCGGCCCGTCGGACCGGGTTGTCCCGGGCCGGCCGCGGCGGTCGACCCGCCATGCCGGCACGCCACCGGGGCGTTCGCGCCCGGTGGCTGCGCAGAGCGTAACGCTTGGGCGCGGCGGCGGACCGGGCGGCGCACCGAGGACCCTGCCCCACACGGCGGCGGCGATGGTGTTGACTTGTCCGGTGGGGATCGGCAGAACACCATCCAACCAGGGCAGAGCCGGGCATTCCCGGCGCGCTCTGCTGCGCGCCGGTGGGCTCGTGGCGCTGGGCGGCGCGACCGCGCCGCTGACCGGTTGTGATCTTTTCGACCGGGACGACGAGCCGTCGCCGCCGGACGCGCTGGAGCCGCTGGTGGCCGAGGCGCTCGCGCTGGAGGCGCGACACCGGGCCGCCGCCACCGCCACCCCGGCGTTGGCCGAGCGGCTCACCCCAATCGCCGACGCGCACCTGGCGCACGCGCA
The genomic region above belongs to Micromonospora sp. WMMD1128 and contains:
- the rimP gene encoding ribosome maturation factor RimP, whose product is MTQRGRATRPSGPAGRPRRSEGARGADRGGAPRGDLAARRARLREVIEPVVSAAGYDLEDLSVSRAGRRHVVRVIVDADGGIRLDAVADVSRAVSAALDAAEESGGDIVAGEYQLEVSSPGVDRPLTLPRHWRRNVGRLVKVTARGDAGDRQLTGRVTAADDERVVLETDAGPATHPYPELGPGRVQVEFSRLDDLADADLGDDTDDDTDDDEDLEDEER